One Vicia villosa cultivar HV-30 ecotype Madison, WI linkage group LG5, Vvil1.0, whole genome shotgun sequence genomic window, CCAAAACCACATTATCATCTTCGGCAACTAACAACAACATTACTATAACATAAACCAAATTACTATAATGCCAACTTAACAGTATAACTCAAGTATTAACCACACCACTGattagtgcattttaatgcacgttctttCATATTTGTATTAAGCATTTCTAtgtttttctttatatatttttatgttttatattgtttttctattttagtttatttttggtttaatttgattttcgcactttatttttcagcttaagcaatctgcacggaaacgatcataactgaaGCTCCGGGAATCCAATTTACGCGTTCTAGtaatcgtcggaaagctaagaaaaagagctacaacttttgtgttggagtcgaagtcatatTTGGAgcctatatttttcagatttgcatttgaagctgcaacactagtttattttcagtttttggtcgTTAGTAGTGGGTGTGGGTTTTGtaatttgacccagttgggtcataaatgCTTTTGGCTGATTCTTTCTAGGTACCTAGGTCTAGCTGCGGTACTGTTCACATATTTTACTATTCACGAAATAATTTTGAAGCTTGTACGAtcgtgtaatggagaactaatccgaaGGTGAAATCTGCCGGAGTCGAATTccaaatactttgaggttttttttatcaatttcaattaaattgcttattcctttcaatattttgctctatgtcttgtttgcttaatttaaGTTCCATAGgataaatattgatttgattcgaTAATTGTTGTTTCTATAATTTATttgcgtttgcttaatccgcgcaattgtgtttgcttaattcacaatacTTCAATCTGTTTGCTTAATTTCGGAAATTAGGAATTTACACGTTGTAGTATGAATTGTGTTTGTTGACTCATTACTATAATCGAATAGGAATTGAAATTATTCGGGGAATTGAAATTATACTGACCGGTGATAAGTTGGACATTGAACCGGCAGATTAACCTGTTTTAATCACTTATTCAATAATcactttttattttctcttttatgaTTCGATTCTAAAACAAACCCCCATTATCATTTTTActgttagttaataaaatcaagaatccttgcgatacgactcaaGCCTGTGTCGCTGTACTACGCTTTTTAAAGTTATTATCCTCAACCAATCAACTATCAGAGCATCCTTATACAATCAACATGATTTAAGAGAAACACAGTACTCTAACACATCACActtcagctgcgcaactctgatcatccatTTTAATTCACCTCCTTTATTAACATTTCCCTCAATCATATAGTTCGTCAACTTCAATCCAGTTTCACACTTCCTTTAACGTCCATCACTTTAGCATCATTGAGGTAGCAAGATAATTCTATACCATCCAATACGAGTCCTCCTGCTATCAACAAgatattaagggtgatcaagcccttaatttgtcaatagatatccgacaaccataatggagtataaaccatcgtTACCAACTGCAATAGTGCTCCTTTAGAACTTGTATTCACGTCACCAAAAGCATCATAATTCAATAACTTtcaaaatcatctgaacatgtTAACACAAACGTCTTGCAGCTACATACTAATACACACCTTATGATAACATCGGGATAGAATTTCTTCACACCACTATCAACACTTCCTATTCATCACTTTTCTGACTTTAATTTGCGATTCAGAATGTTCCAACAACTACTACAACTTTTTCAGTTACTCACTAGGATTTCACAACACGGTCTACCGCAATTCGTCACTTAATCATTGTTCCTACGTCAACATCTTACACAAGGCTACTTaaacaacaacttcacagtccatcaacCACGCTGAACATAGCAACTTCCTGAATTCCATCTTATAACCATTAGCTGGTTACTTAACAATCACTTCTAAAACATCAGGAATTTTCACCATACTTTGCATATCAACAACTGCTACATTgctcctcatccttcgagaaGTAAAAATCAACAATTCCTGCTCATCCTCTTTCTCCAAATGCTCCACTTGATCAACCACCAAAAACCTTGAATCCATGTTACCTTcggattcgggaaacaacaaacttcaACAACTTGTATTACCGTTGTCCACAACATACTGAACccacatcttacaactgaaacatgtCCGAGAAGCACCGCTtttcccccacttagcttcaagccCACTCCTGCAACTAGTGATTAGaaaaacaacaagtaccgacagtgttgtacacacttatCGTGTACTTATAAACAATATTAGACAactttggccggacggaccggtctgctctgataccactaatgtaacaccccatttctaatcggtaatttataataaaatcagagtgataAAATTTCGACAAAACAATGGGATATCACAGTTCAACATAATAGAAAACCTGTAATTGCATGTTCTCGTAGATACATAGCATTCCGATTAACAAATAACGACATATTTTATTCTTTCAAGGCAAAATAACCTTTTTATTAATTACACGGCGGAATCACAACTTTTAACTTAGAAATCATTTATAACTTTATTCAGCTAAAAAAAATTTCAACTTATAATTATCCAACAACTAGAGTAGTAACAACAACATCGAAACAATTATCATtcatcccccccgagtgctacgtatcagagcaactaaACCGACTTGGACTAACAGCTACTAATTCTTCATTCTTGAATATCTAaatgttaccagtataaaggcaacGACAAAACAAATGAAAGGGTGAAATATCAACCAATATAAACAggtgtatgataaacagtatattagattTGAATCATACAAATTTCAGCACTTTATAACACCAATataacaacaagcaacaaaaaacttaataacaacaataagACAACTTTAATAAACCAACACATCAACATAGCAACAGAAATTaacacaacttagtaacaacaacaaccttaacaCACAACTcaaaatgcgactcaactatgcacatgcatgtggtaccattggagcaaaaCTCCTAACTTAAAAATTTCCAGTTTATCGAGGCATCAAGGCACAAgtcttcgtcgctaatttgccaatcaaGGACAACATGGTGAGCATAGATCCAACTTAAaaattgccaatccaggccaacttaaagatgcaaatgtatgaatgcaacAGTCACACACAATAACAACAATCATCGCAAGGCATAGTCCTACATCAACACTGTACCAATAAACAGATGTACTCAACGTTGCTtcaacactggccataggcctataACTTAATCAACAACAATTTATAACAGCAACTCAACTCAAATAACATTGGTCATAGGACCCGCAACTCAATAAGGTCCATAAACCGaaacaaaacaactaattatTTTGTACCTACAATTCAACTCAATCGACATAATTACAACAAAATAAACCAACCCCAATTACCTACTAATACATATGAACTACCCCGGCAAATTTTGGTTAATTCCGGACAACTAAGTTTACCGCTTACTTCTACTTATTCGACCAATTCCATACATTAAACCAACCAAAAATAACTACAACCATTTATGAATTATTTATGCCAAATTTCAACTAATTTCGGTTAACATTTATACCGATTAAAACTACTTATATTACTATTCGGTGCTGATTTCATCAACCACTAGTATTACTACTAATTCCCACCATTTCTATTTATTTAATCCCTTGATATTAAATCTCAAATGCTACTAAATTATATTCATGTTATTAACTACACTGCTCCATTATTCTTGCTGCTACTCCACATATTTCTTCGGCTAAACTACCAAAACGTGTACATCAACTACTGTTGTTTCCTGCTAGTAAAATACTTCTGCTACCTTTTGCTAATCTTACTATTTTAATTCTCAATCTGATATCAACTTTAATAAAAGCAGTATGACCCCCCCTATAATTTGCGAACTAACTCTGTCACCAATTTAATTTACTGTTATAATGCAGCACCTTGCAACTAACTAAACTAATCAACTTACCAGTGTAATATAtcaacctgtaatttattttaacCCTTATGCTTCTACTAATAACTACCTCTTGTACCTGTATGAATATACTATCCTAACtaaaatatatatactatttatgCCAATTAAAGAGATACAGTGAGCAAAattatgaaacaaaaaaaaacaagtggTGGCTGGGGAGCCCATCCCACATTTAAGGGGCCCTCGCCATAGATATGTTCCAAGGGTGGGGCGCCCATCCCACATTTAAGGGGCCCTCACCATAGATATGTTCCAAGGGTGGGGCGCCCACCCCATAGCAGTGTGGCCCCGCCCCAAATTCTATCTTCTTCTATTATTTTTTGCCTGCAACTTCCTTCTGTCACTTTTCTTCTATTTACCCAGTTTTAAAGCCTCGATTGACAGTCTCAACAACTTAGTAACAGCAATACGATTTAAATGAATCATAGAACAAATTTGTCAACATATTATTAACATTCACAGACAAATAAAGTTAACAAAACTAATAATTTTCCCAGAATCCTAATATATCATATTCGACAAACAATTCATGCACAAATTTATACAAACCTACCCCACATATAGTCTCTCATATAACCAGTTATAGAGATTGAACCCCACCTTTACCTTGGATTTACGGTCTCTCTATAATCTTCTGGTCGATCTTCTAACTTTGTCGCAGCTTCCAACCTCTTCCTCGCGATTCCACAACACCACTCATATAAGCTTGCTACACGGAAACCTTGTGCCTCTCACCCAAACCCTTGTTCCTCTTTGTCTGCAACTTTATTTCACGGTCTATTTTCCAAAAGCTCCAAAAACCTTATTCTGCCAACAAAAcctaattttcttattttattcaactccatcaataataatattttctcatAAATTCCTTAATCGGCCTATTATTAGCACACATCTAATTTACTACGACTACCACACTTAATTCAATATAAATTTCTCATTTATAATCCAATATTATTTTTCCTCAACTTCGTCAATCCTTCAATTAAATAATACTTCATAGAAATACACCAATTAATTCCCAACTTCAATATTTTTCAACAATTAATTCTGAAAATACtctgaaatatttaattaaataattaattaaatttccgggcgttacaaggGTGGCTTCGTACGCAGAGCTAGTGAACGAGACTCATAAGAAGTTAAAGGGGGCGAAAATGGGGAGGAAAAGGTAGCACCGACGGGTAGAAGTTATGAGGTTGCTTTTGAAGACAATGACTGGGTCTATAAAGAGCAGTCAAATGGACCACCTTGACCCAGCCCGCTTGGATTCGGAGGACCAAAACATATAAAGGGGCTGCAGTGGGTCGGCCCAATTACTTCATTGACTCTCAAAAATCAGCCAGACCCATTTTCTAATACGCCATGTGGCCCGAGAGCCAACCAGTCCcttatttcaatattatagttttaaatttataaaaaagatGTAATGGGCAAAAGCTGTATAACATAAGTAATGAGGAATCATAAATTTAGTTAAGTGATATTTAAAACATTCATCAAATGAAGATATCTATGTAAAAGTAGAGAGGAACTGAATATGATCTCCAATACTCAAACTTTCTCTTCATCTCACAACCATTTTTTAATCACATCATCTTGAAAAcatatcttcatcctctttaacttttctttttcacttGAAACACACTTATgtaatcatatcttatctcaatttTTCTCccaaattaactaaaattattttataaatttatttttaaaggtCCAACCTAAAGCTTGATTGGTCGGTCCGACCCGACCCATGAAAAACATAGATCCGATGGGCTGGGCCAAAAAGACAAGGTTGTGTGTTTTAAGGTTTCTTTAAGCCTGATCCACAATAAAATATAGTGCTCGTTGGTCGGCCTGATGGGCCGAGCCCAGTTTGACAACTCTAATGGTCGAGTGGCTAGGATTCAGAACAGTGTTACAGTTTTGGTTATTCAAAAAAGTATTTCAAATGTTGGGTTTCATGATTTTATGATGGCACAGTTGGGAGGAGACAAAATTTTCTTGTATTTTACGATCAAGACGAAGGAGGtaatgtttgtttttaataaagCGGCAATTTTTTTTAGTACTTTAGTGTATGATTATCGTGCTTTGTCGAAGAATAGTGAGATGATTTATGAAAGAGGGGTGTGGGTGCATTGTTATGTTATAACTTTACATGCATGGAATGTGATATGTTTTTTTTGGGAACTTGCTTCAGTTAAAGGAAGATTGTTGAAAATTGACTAAAACACTACTAATAAATTGAGGTTGTATTATGCTCGTAATTTGATCACTATAAAACAGGTGGGGAAATAAATAAGGTAGGGGATTTTTGGGTTGACGGAAAGAAATATCTAATTCAATTTGTGGAGGACCTGAAGATTCTTAGGACTGAACCGGGTTGCGAGTTTAGGACGTGCGCTTGGTTGATAACATTGTGAATCAACTCCGTGCTAAATGGACTCCAAGACTATCATGTATTCTGAAGTTCAACCCTTATCAGATGAATGTGTAAATTGTCTCTCTTAATAGGTACTTGAATGTGAAGTTGAAGATCTTCTTTGTGCCAACATATGCAGAGAATCATGGAGAAATTAACCAAGTCTTATAACAAGAGTTCTCATGAAAAAGATCATGCGGTGAAGGTGAATGACAACATTGATAATTTGGACaacatattattatattaattttaataaaggaTTACAACATAAATTGCGTTGACAATACAAAATACCCTAAACAAAGGATTGCAAAATACGTTTACACAATACAAGAACAATAACATTGTTACTAACATTTATTTCAAATAACAGTGCAATATCCTACTTCAAATGGATTGAAGCCCTAATAAGTTCTGTCACCAGCCAAAAATATTGCTACTAATACTAAATTCAACTTCAAATGTTACTGACATCTTCAATCATCTTCTTGTGTTAACTAATTCattctttaattttaaaatttccttCTTGTACTTTTCAATCTTCAAATCTCTTTCATCAATAGTAGTATCATTAAATCACTTGAAAAAACTATTGtcagtgtgtgtgtgttttttcttttttttttaatttctacaacaccaatttttttaatcaaaattcatATTTGTAATGTCAGTCACGAATTAAAGAATGCAATCCTCTTGATAGTAACATTCTCTTTGTCTTCTTAGTACAAATTCAACATAACCGAAGTTTTGGTTGGTTTGCTACGAATTTCAGCTGGATCTTGAATTATAGTGTTTCAGaatttttctaattaaaaaatgttaacaatattagtattttaaaatGCAAAGGACTTGAACCAAAAAAAATGTAAAGCACTAACATAACAATGTTAGCTAAAATTAAGTCAAGAATCTGATGGGCAGTTTAGCCTTCCTATATAATAAATAAACTTCATAGTTATTTTTTAAACTAAAGTGGTttttttatctgtaaataaaGTGATTTTTAACAATTATTCGGTAACAAACACTGCAGCAATAAAGTATAGAAGCTaagtattattattactactataaTTACTCTTACTCCTATATACGCATCTAACATCAacttttaatactgacagtaaaATAACAAAATGGCCAAGCATGGGGCAGTGTTTCATACCTTTGGTGCCTGtagtttaattaataaaataatgaaatgatAAGTTGGTAGAAAAAAATACACACAAAGTTACCAAAGGCATCAAAGACAAAGGTATCAGATCCTAACCCGGCCAAGGATGAAGCAAAAATAAAGCAGACATACTCAGACAGGATGAGTCAAAGTTTAAAGCcagataataaaattaaaaaatgaggaTTCCGTATAGTTTGGCTTCAAAAAACAGACACGAAGAGTTGTGTGTAAATGTGACTTACATGTTTAATGCAACATGAAGTACTGAAGCCAAGTTATCATTAAGTATTAACATGATGAGTTCTAGCCAAGGGTCTAAGGAAAATTATTTTCTCTGTCACTATTAAGTATTAACAATGGTTTACATCGCCTGCATCTCCATAGTAATGTGTTCATTGTTGTTAGCTGAAGATGTCTCGGGATTTTCCTTTTCGTCAGTAGACTTCATCTCTTGAATGGGAGGAGGGTTTACAATGGTCATTTCAGAAAAACTATTGTCCGAGAGCCTTCCCTTCATCTCCCTGTGCTCCTGACACAAGGCACACCAGTGCAAGCAGCAGTGCACACAGCATGCATTACAAGGTGAATTCTGCAATCATAAGGTTcatgtataaaaataaaaggaaaaagttaGCAAAATCGTTTATAAGTATTATTGATGAAATTTAACCCTTTTGTGACATTCTCTATTCAATTCAAATTACAACCATTGCCCGGGTTGGTAAGTTCCACCTAAAATTTGGGAGCAATTAAACTAAACCACTTTATTTTTTCTCCTAATACTCATGTAATAGGTGCAAAGTATTCACCTTTCTTTAACAATGACTAATCTCCGCCAGAAAATTTGAAGGCATACAGGGAGGGTAGTCCCCTCCCAACTAAGTTTTTCTGTTAACATGAATCAGGATTCAAACCCTTAACAATGAGTGAAACCTCTACCATAGCACTGATGGCCCAGAACTTTCTGAAGTTTAAGAATTTAATACCAAAACAAGAAAGAACAACCAGCCAATTACATCAGATAAGAGCAAAAGATGAAATGTAACACAAAGTTAGCACCAGTTTTGTAACATTGGAAGAAAGAAAATGAGAACACCAATTTATTTTCCAGGATTTCATAGTAAGATTGAGTAGAGACCAGCAAGTCTATCATTGTTTCCTTTCCGGTTAAATAGTTCAAAAAACACAAACATGGTTTTATGATATATTAAAAAATGTCATGTCACTGACTCACTGCATAAATATATACGTTTGGAGCAGAACAGAATCACGCaggacaatttttttaaaaaatgtctctccaattgttgcattttcatattGGTTCTCAAATTCCCACAACTGAGTTACTTGCTGCTGGTGTTGGAGAAGCTTCACAGATCTATTGTGAATTGCTTCGTTTCCGTGCCCAGATGAAAGTTTTTGATATAGGGGGTGGTTTGGGAATAGATTATGAGGGTTCAAAGTCTGTTGATTCTGATATATTTGTTGCTCATGTTTTAGAAGAGTATACTGCAGCGGTTGTTCATTCTGTGAAGGATGTATGTGATCGTCGGAACGTGAAGCAGGCATATATATTTCAGCAGCTCCTTACTAGTATCTCTACGGCCAATATACCTCCTCCTGTGAGCATTTTCGAAACCCAGGGTGCTCCAATAAATGGAGCGCAAATTGAAGCTACCAAAGAAAGTTCAAGGCCTGAAAGACCCGTGTTTATTAAGAGAAGTAGTGCTCAGGCTGCTGCACTACAACATAAGAAACCGACTTCTAGTGTTCACGCCCAAATTATAGGTGGACCCGCAGTAAGTTCACAGTTTATACTGAAGCAAGAAGTTTCTACGGCATCGTCAAAAGGCAGTACTCTTAAAGCAGGTGATCGGGTGAAGTTTGTTGGTGACTTCCCTTCTACCGTCTCATGTCCTCAGTTCTTTCCAGCTCCGGGATTTGGTCTAGCCCAATTCAAAATAGCTCAAAACATGTCTCTCTTGCTTCAAGTGAGGATTATGTTTCAGCACTTTCTAATGTCATTTGTGCTAAAAATCTTCTCAAGTTTACTTTGCGTCCCTATGTTAATCTTGGGTTGGATAGATCTTTTATTCCAACCAAAGTGTCTTCCTCAGAAATTATCGATGAGTTGCTGTTAGAAATTCCAGAGGTTGTGGAAGCAGCTCAGCATGTCAGTCAGCTCTGGAAAGATTTCAGTCAGACAACGGAGGATTTAATTCCCAGGCGTGATAACAAGATGATGGTTGAGGAGCCAGGGTTGTGTGAAGATGGTAATGCCCCCGCTTGCTTGGAAAATATAAGAGATGACTTGGAGATAGTGCTTCTTGGAAGTGGTTCATCCCAGCCATCCAAGTATCGAAACGAGTCCTCAATCAGTTGTGACATGAATGATTCCACTTCCAGTTTCTGTACTTCTTTAATAAAGCCATCACATGATTTGGTTAAAGCTGAAGATCAAAGTTTAATTGGAATTGTTTCTCCCAAGCAAAGTCACTGGTTGAAACACAATGTTGATAACAGTttttgtttcttaactcctagGGCCTTAGAACAAGGTGACAGAAGATTGTTTGGTTTCCCAAATGGGATGGAAACAGTTATCAGTTGCAAAGGCCATCAAAATTCTAACTTGTTTACTACAAATCTGGATTGTTCCCCTTCTTCAGGGACTGTTACTAATGAGTCCTATAATTATCCCAAATGGCAACAGGTTTCTTTTAAAGATTCAAAGTTTATTGTTGGTAATGAATCTGATAATTCCCATTTGAGCTACTTAATATTGGTTAATCATGAGAAGGTTCGGAAATTTCTGCAGCTGATAGCAACATTCATCGGTGGTTTTGTGATGGCATTTACCAAAGGGTGGCTTCTTACTCTTGTTACTCAATGGGATCCGGGAACAATATCTCCACTCTCATATTTATTttcgaaccttgaggacaaggttcatgtGAACCCCGCGGCAATGATAGGGAGATTAATAGAATAAAGTATTATTAGTTAAATgagttttattagtattttgatgTATTGGTAGTTTATTTTAGATTATGATGTTTTCTAAAATATTCTTAGGATAGTTTGGGCTTTAATTAGTTATTGGGTCTTTAGTTACTATTCActactactatatatatatatatatgtaatcaTTGAGAGATGAGAAAATGATCAAACGAAATGaaaatgttatctttattttagttttgtattgttcttccccttttctatTACAAACCCTAGATTATAGCTTTGATAGGAATAACTTCCTGTCATATTTCTCGTAGAGAATATCTGATTTCATCTTTGATGTCAACTACTTGTCCTAATGAAAGAGATTTACAGCACATGTACCTTCAAGTGATATTTCTTCTGTAAGGTTTGCCGAACTTGACCAGTGTGAATGCCACACATCCACCACGTAAAAAATAAACCCTCATATATGAGACATGTTGTCCCCGGGTCAATGCCAGAAATGAAGGAGGTTGCAATGACAGTGGCTAAAGCCAACGAAATGCCGCCTTCGACAAAAATGGCATGACAAATACATGGCCTTGTCCAAGGAGTGTTGTCATCCCTGAGGCTCTCTACATTGCGTCCAAATAATACACAGGGACAGAAGAGTCCAGTCAAGCCTGCAATGAAAGatgaaaaaatataaaaggaTGGGAGCTTCTGCTATAGCATGTATACTGTCACTGTATTATGAAAATCAAGTAGAATTTGAGAGTATTAACATACAACTTTCACGGTCCTCTACACATCCAAATATACCAGTCATCCAAGGTTCATCTGCAGGAGGTGCATAGGTTTCAGGTAATGGCTGTCTACATTCAGGGCACTTGCGAACAGCCAACTGCAatgtttcaaagttcataatcaAAGGTATATCTGCTGCATAAAAAACTCACTCAATCTAAAATAT contains:
- the LOC131601664 gene encoding cell number regulator 6-like: MEETNQSRYVKLSKNQTSVEDIIPGELNQPIEVPQLAVRKCPECRQPLPETYAPPADEPWMTGIFGCVEDRESCLTGLFCPCVLFGRNVESLRDDNTPWTRPCICHAIFVEGGISLALATVIATSFISGIDPGTTCLIYEGLFFTWWMCGIHTGQVRQTLQKKYHLKNSPCNACCVHCCLHWCALCQEHREMKGRLSDNSFSEMTIVNPPPIQEMKSTDEKENPETSSANNNEHITMEMQAM